One genomic region from Salvia hispanica cultivar TCC Black 2014 chromosome 2, UniMelb_Shisp_WGS_1.0, whole genome shotgun sequence encodes:
- the LOC125207739 gene encoding protein DA1-related 1-like produces MMGWLTKILKGPSHRISKGQYHGKYEDDTIWEGPPISADQLSDFDKEELDRAIALSIAEVDGKEKGKKVVDSDSQLDEDEQLAKALQESWNVESSPQSSPPQSPSPQSPPPRSRSPQSPPPRSRSPQSPPPRSPSPQPPSPRSPSPQPLSPRSPSPQSPPHQSPPPQPPPTRSPQFDYGSFVPPSPFYYPSGYRICAGCSSEIGHGRYLSCMGAVWHPECFCCHACNQAISDYEFSMSDNHPFHKSCYKDMHHPKCDVCKNFIPTNAAGLIEYRAHPFWHQKYCPSHEHDGTPRCCSCERMEPVDARYLVLEDGRKLCLECLDSSIMDTHECQPLYLEIQEFYEGLMMKVEQQVPLLLVERQALNEAMEGEKTGHHFMPETRGLCLSEEQTVNTILRRPKIGGHRITGMFPEPYKLVRKCEVTAILILYGLPRLLTGSILAHEMMHAWLRLRGYPNLSPEVEEGICQVLAHMWLDSEIIAGSGSNAASSSSAPSTSASSSGSSKKGKRSDFEKKLGEFFKHQIESDSSEAYGGGFREGNKAVLKYGLRSTLDHIRLTESFPC; encoded by the exons ATGATGGGCTGGCTAACCAAGATCCTTAAAGGCCCCAGCCACCGAATCTCAAAAGGGCAATATCATGGGAAATATGAAGATGATACAATCTGGGAAGGACCTCCGATTTCAGCG GATCAATTGTCAGATTTCGATAAGGAAGAACTTGATAGAGCTATTGCACTTTCAATTGCTGAAGTGGATGgcaaagagaaaggaaaaaaagttgTAG ATAGTGATTCTCAGTTGGACGAAGATGAGCAGCTTGCTAAGGCTCTGCAAGAAAGTTGGAATGTCGAATCCTCCCCTCAATCATCTCCACCCCAATCACCATCTCCTCAATCACCTCCCCCTCGATCACGTTCACCTCAATCGCCTCCTCCTCGATCACGTTCACCTCAATCACCTCCCCCACGATCACCTTCACCTCAACCTCCTTCTCCTCGATCACCTTCACCTCAACCACTCTCTCCTCGATCACCTTCACCTCAATCACCTCCACACCAATCACCTCCACCTCAACCACCTCCAACTCGGTCACCTCAATTTGATTATGGAAGTTTTGTACCACCTTCTCCATTCTACTATCCTTCAGGATACAG AATCTGTGCTGGTTGCAGTAGTGAAATTGGCCATGGAAGATACTTGAGTTGCATGGGAGCTGTTTGGCATCCAGAATGTTTCTGTTGTCATGCTTGCAACCAAGCAATATCTGATTATGAG TTTTCCATGTCTGATAATCATCCTTTCCATAAATCTTGCTACAAGGACATGCACCACCCCAAATGTGATGTTTGCAAGAATTTT ATTCCCACGAATGCTGCTGGACTTATAGAGTACAGAGCTCATCCTTTCTGGCATCAGAAGTACTGCCCTTCACATGAACACGATGGAACACCCCGCTGCTGTAGCTGTGAAAGAATGGAG CCTGTAGATGCCAGATATCTAGTTCTTGAGGATGGAAGGAAGCTCTGTCTCGAGTGTTTAGACTCATCAATAATGGATACACATGAGTGCCAACCACTTTACCTCGAAATACAAGAATTTTACGAAGGTTTAATGATGAAAGTGGAGCAGCAAGTGCCATTACTCTTGGTTGAGAGACAAGCACTGAATGAAGCCATGGAAGGAGAGAAAACT GGTCATCACTTCATGCCGGAGACGAGAGGCCTTTGCCTGTCAGAAGAGCAAACTGTCAACACG ATACTGAGGCGACCCAAAATAGGAGGACATCGGATAACAGGCATGTTCCCTGAGCCTTACAAGCTCGTTCGAAAATGTGAAGTAACAGCAATTCTCATTTTGTATGGTCTGCCAAG GTTACTGACGGGGTCGATCCTGGCTCACGAAATGATGCATGCTTGGCTTCGTCTTAGAG GTTATCCGAATCTAAGTCCAGAAGTTGAAGAAGGTATCTGCCAAGTGCTAGCTCACATGTGGTTGGATTCAGAGATCATTGCTGGCTCTGGTAGCAATGCAGCTTCGTCATCATCTGCTCCCTCAACCTCAGCATCCTCATCTGGCTCTTCGAAGAAGGGGAAGAGGTCTGACTTCGAGAAAAAACTTGGCGAGTTCTTCAAACACCAAATAGAATCAGACAGTTCAGAAGCATACGGAGGCGGTTTCAGGGAAGGCAACAAGGCGGTGCTCAAATATGGGCTGAGGAGCACTCTCGATCACATTCGGCTCACCGAGAGTTTTCCTTGTTAA